The genomic window AGGAACAGGGTCATAACCACCTTTGCAAAAAGGTTGACATCTTAAAATCCGCCAGATAGTTAATATTATTCCTCTGATAAATCCATATCGCTGGAAAGATTCGATGGCATAATTTGAGCAACTCGGGTAAAACCGACAGTGTTGCCCTAATAAAG from Candidatus Hydrogenedens sp. includes these protein-coding regions:
- the yidD gene encoding membrane protein insertion efficiency factor YidD, with the translated sequence MAKVAILLIKAYQKGLSPLLGQHCRFYPSCSNYAIESFQRYGFIRGIILTIWRILRCQPFCKGGYDPVPLEFLSCKKHHSYKSPLS